From Aristaeella lactis, the proteins below share one genomic window:
- a CDS encoding branched-chain amino acid ABC transporter permease, with product MTKAKRKRLIYNLITFGLVIAAFLILQNMIAAKAISRSLKGQLVPICAWIVMAVSLNLVIGFSGELSLGHAGFMSIGAYTGAIISGWLLAAFDMQDPTLRLVLAILAGGIIAGIFGVLIGIPVLRLRGDYLAIVTLAFGEIIRNLVNVLYVGTADGKVHFSFLNKDLPADVTMLVDGAKGAVKIKPISTFTVGFVLVLVTLVIVLNLVNSRAGRAIQATRDNRIAAESMGVSVTKYKMMAFVTAAVLAGMAGALYGLNSSTVVPTQFTFNQSINVLVFVVLGGLGNVLGSIISATFLTVLPEVLREFADYRMLVYAVVLILVMIFTNNPTTRSIANHLFAPVKNLFRGKQKESIGGGEAK from the coding sequence ATGACAAAAGCAAAACGCAAACGCCTCATCTACAACCTGATCACCTTCGGCCTGGTCATCGCCGCCTTCCTGATCCTGCAGAACATGATCGCCGCCAAAGCGATCAGCCGTTCCCTGAAGGGACAGCTGGTACCGATCTGTGCCTGGATCGTGATGGCGGTTTCCCTGAACCTGGTCATCGGTTTCTCCGGAGAGCTGAGCCTCGGCCACGCCGGATTCATGAGTATCGGTGCCTACACCGGTGCCATCATCAGCGGCTGGCTGCTGGCTGCCTTTGATATGCAGGATCCCACCCTGCGCCTGGTCCTTGCCATCCTGGCCGGCGGTATCATTGCCGGAATCTTCGGCGTGCTGATCGGCATTCCCGTGCTCCGGCTGCGGGGCGACTACCTGGCCATCGTCACGCTGGCCTTCGGTGAGATCATCCGGAACCTGGTCAACGTGCTGTATGTGGGCACGGCGGACGGAAAGGTTCACTTCTCCTTCCTGAACAAAGACCTGCCCGCGGATGTCACAATGCTGGTGGACGGCGCCAAAGGCGCAGTTAAGATCAAGCCGATCTCCACCTTCACCGTGGGCTTCGTTCTGGTCCTGGTCACGCTGGTGATCGTGCTGAACCTGGTCAATTCCCGGGCAGGCCGGGCCATCCAGGCCACCCGTGACAACCGGATCGCCGCTGAATCCATGGGCGTATCCGTAACCAAATACAAAATGATGGCCTTCGTTACCGCCGCAGTGCTGGCCGGCATGGCCGGAGCGCTTTACGGGCTGAACTCCTCCACCGTGGTGCCGACACAGTTCACCTTCAACCAGAGCATCAACGTGCTGGTCTTCGTCGTGCTGGGCGGCCTGGGCAACGTGCTGGGTTCCATCATCTCCGCCACCTTCCTGACGGTTCTGCCGGAAGTCCTGCGTGAATTCGCGGACTACCGGATGCTGGTTTACGCGGTGGTGCTGATCCTGGTGATGATCTTCACCAACAATCCCACCACCCGGTCAATCGCCAACCACCTGTTTGCTCCCGTCAAAAACCTGTTCCGTGGGAAGCAGAAGGAATCCATCGGAGGAGGTGAAGCCAAATGA
- a CDS encoding ABC transporter ATP-binding protein, whose translation MVPVPSHSIVPERDVNEIPVLETRHLGIEFGGLKAVDDFNLTIGKTEIAGLIGPNGAGKTTVFNLLTKVYEPTSGAVLINGQDLHGMSIVQASRLGIARTFQNIRLFDKMTVEENVRIGLHNQIKYDMFSGILRLPRYWKQEKRQHERAMELLDIFGMQDLADEVSGSLPYGAQRRLEIVRALATEPRLLLLDEPAAGMNPHETEELMENIAKIRDQFGIAILLIEHDMSLVMGVCEGICVLNFGRVIAKGTADEIQANPAVIEAYLGKKKEG comes from the coding sequence ATGGTTCCGGTGCCTTCCCATTCCATCGTTCCGGAGCGGGATGTCAATGAAATCCCGGTGCTGGAAACCCGTCATCTGGGCATCGAATTCGGCGGCCTGAAAGCCGTGGATGACTTCAACCTGACCATCGGCAAAACCGAGATCGCCGGCCTGATCGGTCCGAACGGTGCCGGCAAGACCACCGTTTTTAACCTGCTGACCAAAGTGTATGAGCCCACCAGCGGCGCCGTCCTTATCAACGGCCAGGACCTGCACGGCATGAGCATTGTGCAGGCTTCCCGGCTGGGCATCGCCCGGACCTTCCAGAACATCCGCCTGTTTGACAAAATGACGGTGGAAGAGAACGTCCGGATCGGCCTGCATAACCAGATCAAGTATGATATGTTCAGCGGCATCCTCCGGCTTCCGCGCTACTGGAAACAGGAAAAGCGCCAGCATGAGCGGGCCATGGAGCTGCTGGATATCTTCGGCATGCAGGACCTGGCGGACGAGGTGTCCGGCAGCCTGCCCTACGGTGCGCAGCGCCGGCTGGAGATCGTCCGGGCGCTGGCCACAGAGCCCAGGCTCCTGCTGCTGGATGAGCCGGCCGCGGGCATGAATCCCCATGAAACGGAAGAGCTGATGGAGAACATCGCCAAGATCCGGGACCAGTTCGGTATCGCAATCCTGCTGATCGAGCATGACATGAGCCTGGTCATGGGCGTTTGCGAAGGCATCTGCGTGCTGAACTTCGGCCGCGTGATCGCCAAGGGCACCGCCGATGAGATCCAGGCGAATCCCGCCGTCATCGAAGCCTATCTGGGCAAGAAAAAGGAGGGCTGA
- a CDS encoding ABC transporter ATP-binding protein — protein sequence MSEVKNQDLPLLKVKDLHVYYGAIHAVKGISLEVREGEIVTLIGANGAGKSTTLNTIAGLLKPRQGSIVLGGVPVDGTNANKMVYKGLSLCPEGRRIFQHMTVRENLEMGAYSRPNEEIEASLEDAFRRFPRLKEREKQIGGTLSGGEQQMLAMARALMSKPKLMMLDEPSMGLAPILVDQIFDIIRELHESGVTILLVEQNAQMALSVADRAYVLETGRISMSGNAAELLQNDDVRKAYLGN from the coding sequence ATGAGCGAAGTCAAAAACCAGGATCTGCCCCTGCTGAAGGTAAAGGACCTGCACGTATACTACGGGGCCATTCATGCTGTGAAAGGCATCAGCCTGGAAGTCCGCGAGGGTGAGATCGTCACCCTGATCGGCGCCAACGGCGCCGGCAAATCCACCACCCTGAACACCATTGCCGGTCTGCTGAAGCCCCGCCAGGGCTCCATCGTGCTGGGCGGCGTTCCCGTGGACGGAACCAACGCTAATAAAATGGTCTACAAAGGCCTGAGCCTCTGTCCGGAAGGCCGCCGGATCTTCCAGCACATGACCGTGCGGGAAAACCTGGAGATGGGCGCCTACAGCCGTCCCAATGAAGAAATTGAAGCCTCCCTTGAGGATGCGTTCCGCCGTTTCCCGCGCCTGAAGGAACGGGAAAAGCAGATCGGCGGCACCCTGTCCGGCGGCGAGCAGCAGATGCTGGCCATGGCCCGGGCCCTGATGAGCAAGCCGAAGCTGATGATGCTGGACGAGCCCTCCATGGGTCTTGCTCCCATCCTGGTGGACCAGATCTTCGATATCATCCGGGAGCTGCACGAATCCGGCGTTACCATCCTGCTGGTAGAGCAGAACGCCCAGATGGCCCTCTCCGTAGCGGACCGGGCATACGTGCTGGAAACCGGCCGGATCTCCATGTCCGGCAACGCCGCCGAACTCCTGCAGAACGACGACGTCCGGAAGGCTTATCTCGGAAACTGA
- the feoB gene encoding ferrous iron transport protein B — translation MKLNALHPGQSAVIRAVGGEGALRQHFLDMGVIPGTEVTVIKLAPMGDPMELRIHGYELTLRLADAEKIDIEPADRKNEAEDKKNLRSPEHPGLGEEGRFHPKGSGDPLPDGTKLTFALVGNQNSGKTTLFNQLTGSNQHVGNFPGVTVDRKDGVIRGHSDTLVTDLPGIYSMSPYSSEELVSRDFVLRGHPKAIINIVDATNIERNLYLTMQLLEMNIPMVVALNMMDELRGNGGTVDVNAMEAMLGVPVVPISAAKNEGVDELIRHAIHVAKYQEKPLVQDFCGPEDHNGAVHRALHAVEHLIEDHAVRAELPVRFTSSKLIVGDPLLADQLELDENERETLDHLVLQMEKERGMDRSASIADMRFAFIRKVCDASVIKPRESKERIRSEKIDRVLTGKHTAIPIFILIMGLVFFLTFFLIGPFFQDLLQSGIDALKNVTEQGMEAVHINETIQSLVLSGIFEGVGTVVSFLPIIVILFFFLSLLEDSGYIARVAFVMDKLLRRIGLSGRSIVPMLIGFGCTVPAVMSTRTLPSERDRRMTILLTPFMSCTAKMPIYGFFVTAFFPQYSWLIITGLYLLGILTGIAVAFLFKNTLFKGEAVPFVMELPNYRFPSPRNVAQLLWEKSKDFLHRAFSVILIATIVVWFLSSFDFRLNLVADSHDSILAAVAGLLAPLMKPVGLGDWRIVTSLISGFMAKESVVSVMETLFGGGLAALGSLTAASMLAFSLLYTPCVAAIAAIRRELGRKWALGVVLWQCAIAWVAALIIRLIGLLF, via the coding sequence ATGAAACTCAACGCGCTGCATCCCGGCCAATCCGCTGTCATCAGGGCCGTCGGCGGCGAAGGCGCCCTCCGGCAGCATTTCCTGGATATGGGCGTCATTCCCGGAACGGAAGTTACCGTTATCAAACTGGCTCCCATGGGAGACCCCATGGAGCTCCGGATCCACGGATATGAGCTGACCCTCCGCCTGGCGGACGCGGAAAAGATTGATATCGAACCGGCGGACCGGAAAAACGAAGCTGAGGATAAGAAAAATCTGCGTTCTCCGGAGCATCCCGGTCTGGGTGAGGAAGGCCGCTTTCACCCCAAGGGCAGCGGAGATCCCCTGCCGGATGGCACAAAGCTGACCTTTGCCCTGGTGGGAAACCAGAACAGCGGCAAAACCACCCTGTTCAACCAGCTGACCGGTTCCAACCAGCATGTGGGCAATTTCCCCGGCGTTACCGTGGACCGGAAGGACGGCGTCATCCGCGGCCACAGCGACACGCTGGTCACCGACCTGCCGGGCATCTATTCCATGTCCCCCTATTCCAGCGAAGAGCTGGTCTCCCGGGACTTTGTGCTGCGCGGGCATCCCAAAGCGATTATCAATATTGTGGACGCCACCAACATTGAGCGCAACCTGTATCTGACGATGCAGCTGCTGGAAATGAACATCCCGATGGTCGTCGCCCTGAACATGATGGATGAACTGCGCGGCAACGGCGGCACCGTGGACGTGAACGCCATGGAAGCCATGCTGGGCGTTCCGGTCGTGCCGATCTCCGCCGCCAAGAACGAAGGTGTGGACGAGCTGATCCGCCATGCCATTCATGTAGCCAAGTATCAGGAGAAGCCCCTGGTACAGGATTTCTGCGGTCCGGAAGATCATAACGGCGCCGTTCACCGCGCTCTGCACGCTGTCGAACACCTGATTGAGGACCACGCCGTACGGGCGGAGCTGCCCGTCCGCTTCACTTCCAGCAAGCTGATTGTGGGTGACCCGCTGCTGGCTGACCAGCTGGAACTGGACGAGAATGAGCGGGAAACCCTGGACCACCTGGTGCTGCAGATGGAAAAAGAGCGGGGCATGGACCGCAGCGCGTCCATCGCCGATATGCGCTTTGCCTTTATCCGGAAAGTCTGCGACGCTTCCGTGATCAAACCCAGAGAAAGCAAGGAGAGGATCCGGAGCGAAAAGATCGACCGTGTCCTGACCGGAAAGCATACCGCCATCCCGATCTTTATCCTGATCATGGGCCTGGTCTTCTTCCTGACCTTCTTCCTGATCGGGCCTTTCTTCCAGGATCTGCTCCAGAGCGGCATTGACGCCCTGAAGAACGTAACGGAGCAGGGAATGGAAGCTGTTCACATCAACGAGACGATCCAGAGCCTGGTACTGAGCGGTATCTTTGAAGGTGTAGGCACCGTGGTCAGCTTCCTGCCGATCATCGTGATCCTGTTCTTCTTCCTGTCCCTGCTGGAAGACAGCGGTTATATTGCCCGGGTAGCCTTTGTCATGGATAAACTGCTGCGGCGCATCGGTCTGTCCGGCCGGAGCATCGTTCCGATGCTGATCGGTTTCGGCTGCACGGTGCCGGCGGTGATGTCCACCCGCACCCTGCCCAGCGAACGGGACCGCAGGATGACCATCCTGCTGACACCCTTCATGTCCTGCACGGCCAAAATGCCGATCTACGGTTTCTTTGTCACCGCCTTCTTCCCGCAGTACAGCTGGCTGATCATTACAGGCCTGTACCTGCTGGGCATCCTCACCGGAATTGCCGTCGCCTTCCTGTTCAAGAACACCCTGTTCAAAGGAGAAGCCGTTCCCTTTGTGATGGAGCTGCCGAATTACCGGTTCCCCAGCCCCCGGAATGTGGCCCAGCTGCTGTGGGAAAAGTCCAAGGATTTCCTGCACCGTGCCTTCTCCGTTATCCTGATCGCCACCATCGTCGTCTGGTTCCTGTCCAGCTTTGATTTCCGGCTGAACCTGGTGGCCGATTCCCATGACAGTATTCTCGCCGCTGTTGCCGGACTGCTGGCTCCTCTCATGAAGCCTGTCGGTCTGGGAGACTGGCGTATCGTCACCTCGCTGATCAGCGGCTTCATGGCCAAGGAAAGCGTTGTCTCCGTTATGGAAACCCTCTTCGGCGGCGGCCTCGCTGCCCTCGGTTCTCTGACCGCTGCTTCCATGCTTGCCTTCAGCCTGCTGTATACCCCCTGTGTCGCCGCCATCGCCGCCATCCGCCGGGAGCTGGGACGGAAGTGGGCCCTGGGTGTGGTGCTCTGGCAGTGCGCCATCGCCTGGGTTGCCGCGCTGATCATCCGGCTGATCGGTCTGCTGTTCTGA
- a CDS encoding FeoB-associated Cys-rich membrane protein: protein MNLWDILILLVIAGIAVFAFFMKQKRKAAGKSSCCGCSCESCGLCGDQSRKPQ, encoded by the coding sequence ATGAATCTCTGGGATATCCTGATCCTGCTGGTAATCGCCGGCATCGCGGTTTTCGCCTTCTTCATGAAACAGAAAAGGAAAGCCGCGGGAAAAAGCAGCTGCTGCGGATGCAGCTGCGAAAGCTGCGGCCTCTGCGGGGATCAAAGCAGAAAACCGCAATGA